The following coding sequences lie in one Hippopotamus amphibius kiboko isolate mHipAmp2 chromosome 7, mHipAmp2.hap2, whole genome shotgun sequence genomic window:
- the IL36RN gene encoding interleukin-36 receptor antagonist protein, whose protein sequence is MVLSGALCFRMKDAALKVLYLHDNQLLAGGLQAGKVIKGEEISVVPNRSLDANLSPVILGVQGGSQCLSCGMGQEPTLKLEPVNIMELYHSAEESKRFTFYRRDTGLTSNFESAAYPGWFLCTVPEADQPLRLTQLPKDSSWDNPITDFYFQQCD, encoded by the exons ATGGTCCTGAGCGGGGCGCTGTGCTTCCG AATGAAGGATGCAGCCCTGAAGGTGCTTTACCTGCATGATAACCAGCTTCTAGCCGGAGGGCTGCAAGCAGGGAAGGTCATTAAAG GTGAGGAGATCAGCGTTGTTCCCAATCGGTCTCTGGATGCCAACCTCTCTCCAGTCATCCTGGGCGTCCAGGGCGGGAGCCAGTGCCTGTCGTGTGGGATGGGGCAGGAACCAACTCTGAAACTAGAG CCGGTGAATATCATGGAGCTCTACCACAGTGCCGAGGAGTCCAAGAGATTCACCTTCTACCGGCGGGACACGGGGCTCACCTCCAACTTCGAGTCGGCTGCCTACCCAGGCTGGTTTCTCTGCACTGTGCCCGAGGCAGACCAGCCTCTCCGACTCACCCAGCTCCCGAAGGACAGCAGCTGGGACAACCCCATCACCGACTTCTACTTCCAGCAGTGTGACTAG